GCCTATGAAGCGCAGTCGCGCGCCGACGCCGGCGCCAACCCCACCCTGCCCGAGCCGCCATGGACGGGCGCGCGCTGACCGTGTCGCTCGCTGCGCTGTCGCGACCCGGCCGGCGCGAGTGCAACGAAGACGCCTACGGCTACTGGGAAGGCGCCGGCGCCCTGGTCGCCGTCCTCTGCGATGGCGTCGGTGGTCAAGGCGGCGGCCAGGCCGCTTCGCGCATCGCCGTGACGCATGTGCTGGATGCCTTCGCGCCCCACCCCGAGGTCAACGTGGACGCGCTGCAAGGGCTGGTTCGCGGCGCCAACGACGCGGTGGTCGCACAGCAGGTGGCCGGCACCCTGACGGCCGACATGCGCACCACGATCGTCGTGCTGCTGCTCGACCTTCGCACCGGCGCGGCGCTCTGGGCCCACGCCGGCGATTCGCGCCTGTACCGCTGGCGCGACGCCCGGCTGCTCGGCCACACGCGCGACCAGAGCCTGGAACAGCGCCTGCGCGACGCCGGCCTGCGCGCGAGCGCCGCCGCCGCGGGCGCACTGACTTCGGCGCTTGGCTCGGCCGAAGGCTTCGACTTCGAAGTGCTGGACCGGCCGCAGGTGCTCGCTTCCGGCGATGCGCTGCTGCTGTGCAGCGACGGCCTGTGGTCGGCCCTCGACGATGCCGCGATGACCTCCACCATGGCCGGCTGCAGCGGCGTGCAGGCCTGGGTCGACCGCCTCGAAGCGGGCGTGCAGCAGGCCGGGCGCAGCGACCAGGACAACTATTCCGCGCTCGCGATCTGGTGCGCAGCGGGTTGAATGTCGAGCAGTTCAAGCAGCAGCTCGGGCCCCGGCGGCCAGGCCGCGGCGCGGGCAGCGGCCTCATCCGCGGCTTCGAGCGGCCACCACAGACTGCACGGCCCCGGCGGCCAGGCCTGCGCCGGCGGGGCGGCCGGCGCGGAGCGCGGCGGCAAGGCGGCAATCCGGGCCTCCAGCGCTTCGGGTCCTTCCGCCGCTGCGCCGAGCAGCGAGGCCAGACGCGCGGCGGCGTCGCGCGGTGATGCCGGCGCGGCCAGCCGCTCGGCCAGCGTCAATGGGAATGCGCGTCCAACGCGATCGCAGGACGGCGCGATGATGCCGCACCACGTCTCGCCGGACGCGGACAGCGCCAGGTAGCGCCATGGCGCGAAGGTGCCCAGGCGCTCGCGCAGCGCGGCGCCGTCCAGCACCGTGGCGGCCAGCGCGAGGCCGCCCTGCAGCCAGCCGTCCCAATCGCTGCGCCAGCGCGGCGGCAGGCCACGGCCGACGAAGTCCCCGCGCGCGGGCAACTTCCCCCACCAGGACACGCGACGCGGCGGCGGCTTCGCCATCGGCTTTACCATCGTGCTTGCGGGCAACGAAAACGTGCCAGCTCCTGCAAGGTCCAGACATCGGCCTCGGGGCTGGCCGGTGCGCTCGCTTCCACCTCGAGGGCGCGCTTGTCCACCACCAGGGCCAGCCGTGCCGGCGCGCCCGCCTCGCCCTTCCAGTCGCCGCGCAGCAGCACGCGCAGCCAGGCAAAGGGACCCTCATGGATTTCGGCGCCGACGCCGCCGGCGCCAGGCGGCAGGATGCGCAGGATCACCTTCTGCGTCGACGCCGGTCCCGGCCAAGCCAGTTCCTTGGCACGCGGCGGGCCGTTTTCGAAGCGCAGCAGCTGGCCGTCGACATCCACGCTGAACTGCAGCAGTTCGGCGTCCATGTGCAGCGGCGTCAGGCGCAGTTTCAGCGCCGGCAGCGGCGCGCCGCCCGGGAAGAACAGCGCGCCGATCGCCGCCGCCTGCTCGAACGCGCCCGGCAGGCTGGCCTCGGTGCTGCGCGCCTTCCACGGCCGGCTGGAGGTGTCCACGCGTTCGTTCAACTGGTTGCGCCGGAACTCGTCGAACAGGCCGCCGGGGCCGAACAGGCGGGCGAAGTCGGCCGGCGCCATGTCACGAGACGCGGTGGCGGCGAAGGGGAAGCGCTCGCGCGTCAACGCGCTGCAGGCCTGGGCGAGTTCGGCCAGCGCGGCGTCGAAACCGGGCTTGGCGCCGCGGCGCGTGCGAATCCAGGTGCCGAGGCTGCCGTGGATCCTGCGCAGCTCGGGCGGGGCGCGTGCCGCTTCGGCGCGCAAGGCCGCGTCGAGCTCGGCGTCGGCCGCCTCGTCGCGCTTGCCGCTGGCCAGGGCGTGAAGCCGGTCCAGCGCTTGCGGGCCGGCGCCAGCCGCGTAATCGCCGAGCGGCCCGAAGCGCCCGCGCAACTCGGTGTCGAAGGCCCCCTCGGCGGTGCCGGCGCCGCGCGGCGCCGCGCTGAACTCGTCGGCCAGACGCGTCAACAAGCGACGCAGCGGCGAATCGGGTCCCGTGAGCTCGGTCGCCTGGCGCGAGGCGCCCGGCGCATCGGTGGCGGGGGCCAGCGCCAGGGCTTCGAGTTGTTTCGACCAGGCGGCGCTCACGCGCTGGGCATGGCGCTTGCCGACCTGCGCCGCGATCTCGTCGCGCCAGGCGCGGTCCTTCTGCAGCCGCCGCACCTGGCCGCCGGTATCGCCCAGCACCCAGTCCGCCTCGTTGCCCAGTTCATCGAGCGTGGGATCGAGCGCCGGCAACAGGTTGCGGCGCCAGTCGCTGGCGCTCGAATGCGCCGGCATCGGCCCGGCATTCGACGCGGCGAACACCAGGGGGGCGCCCGGTCCGAGTCGCGCCGGCAGGTCCTGCGGCGGTTCGGGGTCGGGCACGCGGCGCAGCAAGCGCTCATGCACGCGTTGCGCCAGCGGCAGCGCCGCCAAGGCGCTGCGCGCCGCCTGCACGCCGGCATCGTCGGCGCGCATGGCCTCAGGCAAGCCGCTGCGCTCGAGCAGATTGCCGACATGGCGCGACCACTCGGCACGCTCGGCCGCGCCGCCGGCCTGCACCAGCGCCTGCTCGGCCCAGCGCCGCACATCGCCGCGCACCAGCCGGCTGGGGTTGGCGAGCATCAGTGAAGCGCGCAGCGCCTCGTAGCGCGCGGCGCTGTCCGCCGCCTCGCGCAGGTCGCGGCGCAGGCGCTGGATCAGCAGCGGCGCCAGGCTGCGATCCAGCATCTCACGGTAAGCCTGCTCGGCCGAGCGGGCCAGCCGCGGCCCCTGGAACAGCCCGAAGCCGAAGCCCGCGGGCGGCTCGGCCGGATCGATGCCGTCGTTGGCGGCCAACCGTTCGAGCAGCGAGTACAGCGGCAACATCTGCTCGAGGCCGGCCGATTCGAGCGATCCGATCCGCTGGGTCAGCTGCTCGACCCGCGTGCGCACGGCGTCCACATAGTCGAGGTTGCGCCGGAAGCTCTGCCACCACAGGGCCGAGGCGGACAGCAGCACGGCGCCGGCCAGACCCGCGCCCAGCAGCGCGGCGCGGCGGCGCCAGCGCAGCCGCGCGAGCCGCTGGCCGGCCAGCGGCGCTTCGGCGATCACCAGCTGCTTGAGCAGCGCTCCAAGGAAGAAGGACTTGCCGCCGGCATCGGGTCGCGGCAGCGGGGTGAGCGCCAGGCCGTGGCTGCGCGCGAGTTCGCCGATCACCCGATCGATCGGATTGCCCTCCTGGGTGCCGCTGGTGAGCGCGACCGAGCGCAAACGCTGCGCCGGTTCGGCCGCGATACCGGCGAAGGCCTGGCGGGCGAAGGCTTCCAGGGATGGCAGCAGGGCCTGGAACTGTGCCGCGAAAGCGTAGACCGGCAGACGGCGCGCCGCCGCGCGTTCATGCTGCAGCGCGTCCGGGCCGCGCCGCGCCAGCCGCTGCCCGAGGTCGGCCAGGCGCGTCCCGAGGTCGGCCGGGATGCCGGTGACGTCGGGGTCGAACACTACGCCCCAGAGCTGCTCGCGCTGCACGGCATCGAGATCGCCGAAGGTTTCGATGAATCCGGCCAGCAGGTCGGCCTTGGTGACCAGCAGGTAGACCGGAAAGGCCAGGTCGAGCCGGCGGCGCAGCTCCTGCAGTCGCGCCGCCACCGCATCCGCCTGACGCGCGAGTTCCGCGCCGCCCTGCAGCAGGTCCGGCACGCTCACGCTGACGATCACGCCGTTGATCGGCTGCACCGGCCGGTGCTGGCGCAGCAGCGCGAGGAACTGCTGCCACTCACGGGCGTCGGCTGCCGCGTCGCTGTCCTGCGTCGTGTAGCGGCCTGCGGTGTCGATGAACACGGCGTCCTGGCTGAACCACCAGTCGCATTGGCGGGTGCCGCCGCCGGCCAGTGGGTCGCGCCCCAGCTTTTCGGCCAGCGGAAAGCGCAGGCCCGAATGCAGCAGCGCCGTGGTCTTGCCCGCACCCGGCGCGCCGATGATCAGGTACCAGGGCAGCTGCTGCACTTGCCGGCGACGGCGCCACCACCCCGCCGAGCCCTGCGCCTCGATGCCCTGCCGCAGCATCGCCAGCGCCTGGCGGAATCGCTGGCTCAGTTCGGGACCGGCATCGCCGGACTCGAGGCCCTTCAGCAGGCGCGTGTTGCGGCGGCGGGCCCAGATCGCCCGCAGCCCGCGCAGGCCCGCCAGCATGAGCGAGGCCAGTGCCAGCAAGGCGATGCGCGCGCGCGCATCGTCGAAAGGATGCCAGCTGCCGATGGCGACCAGCGGCGCCGCGAACCACAGCAAGCCCGCGGCGGCGCCGAGGTTCACCGCGCTTTGCAGGAAGCGGGCCGGTGCTTTCATTCCGGGAACAGCACGATCTCGACGCGGCGCCGCGGCTGGCCGCCGCTGGCGTCCACGCGGGCCTCGACCGCCAGCCGCGCGTCGCCGACCTGGGGCCGCAGCGCGTCGGCGGCGCCGCGTGCCCACTCCATCGCCTGGTGCCAGGACGAAGGCGTTCGCGCCGTCGGCGAGTCGCTGCCATCGGTGTAGCCGACCACCAGCACCTTGCCCGGCTGCTTCGCCAGCGCGGCGCCGAGCCGCGTCAAGGCGCTCGTGCCCTCGCCCGGCGCATCTGCGCCGACCGCGATCACGGCGACGCTGCGCACCGCCTCGTCGCGCACCGCCAGCCGCCCGGCCGCGATGTCCTCTTGCAGGCTGGCGGCCAGCCGCGCGGGCGCGGCCTGGGCCGCGACGGGCGACGCCGCGGCGGG
Above is a window of Ramlibacter tataouinensis DNA encoding:
- the tagF gene encoding type VI secretion system-associated protein TagF, with the translated sequence MAKPPPRRVSWWGKLPARGDFVGRGLPPRWRSDWDGWLQGGLALAATVLDGAALRERLGTFAPWRYLALSASGETWCGIIAPSCDRVGRAFPLTLAERLAAPASPRDAAARLASLLGAAAEGPEALEARIAALPPRSAPAAPPAQAWPPGPCSLWWPLEAADEAAARAAAWPPGPELLLELLDIQPAAHQIASAE
- the tssM gene encoding type VI secretion system membrane subunit TssM, coding for MKAPARFLQSAVNLGAAAGLLWFAAPLVAIGSWHPFDDARARIALLALASLMLAGLRGLRAIWARRRNTRLLKGLESGDAGPELSQRFRQALAMLRQGIEAQGSAGWWRRRRQVQQLPWYLIIGAPGAGKTTALLHSGLRFPLAEKLGRDPLAGGGTRQCDWWFSQDAVFIDTAGRYTTQDSDAAADAREWQQFLALLRQHRPVQPINGVIVSVSVPDLLQGGAELARQADAVAARLQELRRRLDLAFPVYLLVTKADLLAGFIETFGDLDAVQREQLWGVVFDPDVTGIPADLGTRLADLGQRLARRGPDALQHERAAARRLPVYAFAAQFQALLPSLEAFARQAFAGIAAEPAQRLRSVALTSGTQEGNPIDRVIGELARSHGLALTPLPRPDAGGKSFFLGALLKQLVIAEAPLAGQRLARLRWRRRAALLGAGLAGAVLLSASALWWQSFRRNLDYVDAVRTRVEQLTQRIGSLESAGLEQMLPLYSLLERLAANDGIDPAEPPAGFGFGLFQGPRLARSAEQAYREMLDRSLAPLLIQRLRRDLREAADSAARYEALRASLMLANPSRLVRGDVRRWAEQALVQAGGAAERAEWSRHVGNLLERSGLPEAMRADDAGVQAARSALAALPLAQRVHERLLRRVPDPEPPQDLPARLGPGAPLVFAASNAGPMPAHSSASDWRRNLLPALDPTLDELGNEADWVLGDTGGQVRRLQKDRAWRDEIAAQVGKRHAQRVSAAWSKQLEALALAPATDAPGASRQATELTGPDSPLRRLLTRLADEFSAAPRGAGTAEGAFDTELRGRFGPLGDYAAGAGPQALDRLHALASGKRDEAADAELDAALRAEAARAPPELRRIHGSLGTWIRTRRGAKPGFDAALAELAQACSALTRERFPFAATASRDMAPADFARLFGPGGLFDEFRRNQLNERVDTSSRPWKARSTEASLPGAFEQAAAIGALFFPGGAPLPALKLRLTPLHMDAELLQFSVDVDGQLLRFENGPPRAKELAWPGPASTQKVILRILPPGAGGVGAEIHEGPFAWLRVLLRGDWKGEAGAPARLALVVDKRALEVEASAPASPEADVWTLQELARFRCPQARW
- a CDS encoding PP2C family protein-serine/threonine phosphatase produces the protein MDGRALTVSLAALSRPGRRECNEDAYGYWEGAGALVAVLCDGVGGQGGGQAASRIAVTHVLDAFAPHPEVNVDALQGLVRGANDAVVAQQVAGTLTADMRTTIVVLLLDLRTGAALWAHAGDSRLYRWRDARLLGHTRDQSLEQRLRDAGLRASAAAAGALTSALGSAEGFDFEVLDRPQVLASGDALLLCSDGLWSALDDAAMTSTMAGCSGVQAWVDRLEAGVQQAGRSDQDNYSALAIWCAAG